Sequence from the Pseudocalidococcus azoricus BACA0444 genome:
ACATTTGCTCGACCATGAGCTTACTTTTGCCATAGGGATTGATCGGGGCCTGGGGATGGGTTTCGGGGATGGGAATGGCCTGGGGAACACCGTAAGTCGCGCAGGTTGAAGAAAAAACCAGATTTTTGACTCCGGCTTTGACCATTTCTTCCAAAAGGGTTAAGGTTCCAGCGACATTATTCCGATAGTATTTGGCTGGATCTGTTACCGATTCTCCTACATAGGCATAGGCAGCAAAGTGAATTACCGCATCAATGGCATCACTTGCAAATATCTGATCTAAAAAAGCTCTGTCATTACAGTCGCCAATAATGAGTTTAGTTTTAAGAACTTGATCAACTAAGTCTTGATGGCCATAAACCAAGTTATCTAAAATAATGACATCATACCCAGCATTGGCTAAAAGATTGACAGTGTGGACACCAATGTAACCTGCACCGCCGGAAACTAATACTGTTAATTTGTCTTTCATAAATTAGTCCATCGACTTTTCTTGTTTAACTCTAAGATTTTGACATCGACGAGAAATCGAAACCAAAATGCCTGCAAAACAGAGTGGATCAAGCCTATCCTACCATCCAAGAAACCAAGCTTTATAAAATAACTATATACAAAAAATATAAAAGGTCGAAGTAATAAAGGTAAACGATACCATACGTTATTTTTCAGCCATCTTTTCTGCATTCTAGAATCTCCCCAGAGTTTAGCCTGGAGTGTAGAATCTTTTGGCTGACGTTTAGTGCGGTTAAATATTTCTTGAGCTTCTAAGCTAGACCAACGATTGTGAGTTGCCGTCCACCGATCTATAGAAGTTATTTGCAAATCCAGTAACCAGCCAGACAACTGTTTGGTTGAGCCATTAACAATAAAGTGCTGATCATAAAGTCTATCTTCACATTTACCCTTTCCTGATCTGAATAGTCTTAAATGCCAGTTTGGATGTAGATGACCATATTTAATTGGCTGGCCTAAAAAATGAGGTAATCTGCGAAATAAATAACCGTCAACATTCTGAAGCTTAGAGTGAAACTCTTTTTGAATACTTATTGCTAGCTGGTCTGATAAGATTTCATCACTATCAAGATGTAAAACCCATTGACTATCATCGAGACTTGCATAATTCTGCGCCCAATTTCTCTGTCTAGAATAGTTTTCAAACTCGTGCTGAACAACTTCACAATTATAAGATCGAGCAATATCAACTGTTTTGTCGGTGCTGAATGAGTCAACAACTAGAAAATCAGTAGATAATTGCAAACATGAATCAAGAACCTGAGCAATAGAATCTTCTGAGTTAAATGTTAAAACGATAACCTTTATTGGTAGTTGATTCATATCTTTAGGTTGGTTATTAAGCCATAATAATAAATGTATCTAATGGGCTTGAATAGTCCTGACTTTCAAAGGCTTACAGGGGTTGCCAGCACACACCATCCAGGCCGGGATATCCTTGGTAACAACAGATCTAGCTCCAACAACTGCCCCCTCACCAATCGTAACACCTGGACAAATAAAACTTTGTGCACAGATCCAGGCCTGGTCTCCAACATAAATTGGCTTAGCATAAAGTTGAAAATTGTGACTTTCATAGTCATGAGAACCACTACATAAATAAGTTCCCTGCGAAATAACAACTCTTTTCCCTAGATGGATAGTCGCCATTGAGTAGCAGATCACATCATCAGCCATGCCGGAGTAGTCTTCCATAATTAAGTTCCAAGGGGCCCAAATCTTAGCGTTGGGATAAACATGGCAATGCCTACCAATTTTGGCTCCAAATAGACGAAGTAATTGCGATCTCCATTCGTGTAAGGGTCGCGGTGAAAAACGAAATAATAGCTGGTAAAATATATTCCAGATGAATCGAAGTAGCCGATTTCTAAGTGAAAAGCTCGGTTGTGTATAAGGATCATTACTTCTAAGCGTATCACTCATAGATAATTATGTTGCAATTCATTCACTTATTCTACGTTAAGTAGTTAAAAAGTACAAAAATTATAATTTTTATAAAATTCTATTTCAAATCAAGATTTTAATCTCAGCCCCAATTTGTCTAATTGTTCAAACTTTAAGGCTGTCATTAAATATTTTCAAGGATGCTAAATCTCAGTATTTGATTGCATTTTAGCCTTGGGTATCACAACTTATTAGGGTATTGGATTATGGTTGAAGAAGACAGGACTGGATGGTTTTTAGAAATGATTCTGTGGCCTGGTGAATTTCAAAGCGGGACAAAAAACAGGCCTGGGCATTTTGGCGCATTTGTAATTTATCGTCATTAGGAAGATTGAGCCAACGAGTTAAAAGTTCGATCGTCCCGGCCAATGTATCTGGAGCAACAAACCCGGCCTGGAAAAAGCTCCTATCTTAAACTCCCAAGCCAATCCCTAAGGTCGCTAATACCTTCAAAGTCTAAGAGTGCCAGGCCAAGGGTTTCTAATTGCTCTTTCGGTAGTGATTGAACCTGGGCCACCTGTTCCACAGATAAATCCCCAACCTTCCGCTCCAACATTCGGATAATTAAAGCAGCTTCTTGTTTCAATCCTTGCTGTAACCCTTGTTCTAATCCCTGCTGTAATCCTTGCTGTTGTCCTTTTTCGATCCCAATGCGCTCAACACTTGTAATGTATGGCATTTTTTTCTCCTGTTCATAGACAGCTAACTCCTGCCAAAAGTCTAGCGTAAGTTGTTGGGGTAAGCTCAGTAACCAATCAATAAACCGGAATAGATTCACAATTTTGCTTGTCTCATATCCTTTTTCATAGAGTAACTTCACCAGTTCTAATTTCCATTGTTTGCGGAGAATTCGATCTTTTTTCGTGGCCAACGCTCGTAAATGTGCGACCACAGCCATTGCAAAGGGATTAGTTGCCGCTAACAGGGTCTCTTCTTGGGATTGATAATCTAACAGTTTAATGCTCCGAAATCGGGTATAGTCCTCACTTCCCCATAGCTCTTGCCGAAATTCACTGGGTCGCCAACTTAAAGATTCATCCGCTAAAATTGCCACACTGGCTACAGGTTTCCGAAAACGGTCATAAATTCGGTAACGATAGACAAACATCCGCTCGGCAAAATCTGGAGTTGATGTACTTTGAACTTCCACATGAACTAACACCCAGGCCTCGATATTATCAACTTTCCAAATTCTAATCAGCTTATCGGTAGTACGACGACCTAGTTCGGCATCGGCTGTAATTTGTTGGAGTTCATTGTCTAAAAATTGATAGCCTCGACTCCAGTTAATTTCGGTAAATGCTTCTGGTAAAAAGAACTCGATAAATTCGGGGAAGAAGGCTTCAATTAATTCCTTCCAAGGAGAATCACTATCTGTATGTGGTGATATTTCATCAGAGGGGATCATTTTTAGTGGATTGATGGTTGATCAAGATAAGAATGAATAGTTTCTAAAAAAGATTCTGTGGCCTGGTGAATTTCAAAGCGGGACAAAAAACAGGCCTGG
This genomic interval carries:
- a CDS encoding glycosyltransferase family 2 protein, whose translation is MNQLPIKVIVLTFNSEDSIAQVLDSCLQLSTDFLVVDSFSTDKTVDIARSYNCEVVQHEFENYSRQRNWAQNYASLDDSQWVLHLDSDEILSDQLAISIQKEFHSKLQNVDGYLFRRLPHFLGQPIKYGHLHPNWHLRLFRSGKGKCEDRLYDQHFIVNGSTKQLSGWLLDLQITSIDRWTATHNRWSSLEAQEIFNRTKRQPKDSTLQAKLWGDSRMQKRWLKNNVWYRLPLLLRPFIFFVYSYFIKLGFLDGRIGLIHSVLQAFWFRFLVDVKILELNKKSRWTNL
- a CDS encoding WcaF family extracellular polysaccharide biosynthesis acetyltransferase; amino-acid sequence: MSDTLRSNDPYTQPSFSLRNRLLRFIWNIFYQLLFRFSPRPLHEWRSQLLRLFGAKIGRHCHVYPNAKIWAPWNLIMEDYSGMADDVICYSMATIHLGKRVVISQGTYLCSGSHDYESHNFQLYAKPIYVGDQAWICAQSFICPGVTIGEGAVVGARSVVTKDIPAWMVCAGNPCKPLKVRTIQAH
- a CDS encoding DUF4351 domain-containing protein, translating into MIPSDEISPHTDSDSPWKELIEAFFPEFIEFFLPEAFTEINWSRGYQFLDNELQQITADAELGRRTTDKLIRIWKVDNIEAWVLVHVEVQSTSTPDFAERMFVYRYRIYDRFRKPVASVAILADESLSWRPSEFRQELWGSEDYTRFRSIKLLDYQSQEETLLAATNPFAMAVVAHLRALATKKDRILRKQWKLELVKLLYEKGYETSKIVNLFRFIDWLLSLPQQLTLDFWQELAVYEQEKKMPYITSVERIGIEKGQQQGLQQGLEQGLQQGLKQEAALIIRMLERKVGDLSVEQVAQVQSLPKEQLETLGLALLDFEGISDLRDWLGSLR